Proteins from a single region of bacterium:
- a CDS encoding chemotaxis protein CheX, producing the protein MEAKLKNLKTVISDVMEKMYFLLPDAEVDTINSYSSENHFLPIYIGIRGNPGYLLTFAFDRELAGSMAVDLLGVNETEVNDEIAEKCLKETANIIAGNFMLSFESQENLEITLPSARKQDIFGTDTITDEPSGQGNTEIIDGRKNSDGSVSLILSFNGYFLKAIIETVTNSV; encoded by the coding sequence ATGGAAGCCAAGTTGAAGAACCTGAAGACAGTGATTTCTGATGTAATGGAAAAAATGTATTTTCTTCTGCCGGACGCGGAAGTGGATACGATAAACTCATACAGTTCTGAGAATCACTTTTTACCCATATACATCGGTATCAGAGGGAATCCCGGGTACTTGCTGACCTTTGCTTTCGACAGGGAGCTTGCCGGATCGATGGCTGTCGATCTTCTCGGTGTCAATGAAACCGAAGTCAACGATGAGATTGCCGAGAAATGCCTCAAGGAAACCGCCAACATCATTGCGGGTAACTTCATGCTCAGTTTCGAAAGCCAGGAAAACCTGGAAATAACGTTGCCGAGTGCACGAAAACAGGATATTTTCGGAACGGATACCATAACCGATGAACCGTCCGGGCAGGGAAACACGGAGATCATTGACGGACGGAAAAACAGTGACGGTTCTGTTTCATTGATTCTTTCTTTCAATGGTTACTTTCTTAAGGCGATCATCGAAACGGTAACAAACAGTGTGTGA
- a CDS encoding chemotaxis protein CheD, with product MVIYMVLGSCVAVILYDREVKKSACCHYILPRMPEDTSPMPIYGTVAVLGLIRLFLEDGTLIENLEAQVIGGSDLPGRSVGRENVEIAMKILAKKDVHITSSDVGGEKGRKVIYNSESNHLAVIKVEKIRAEDWYPDEGNT from the coding sequence ATGGTTATATACATGGTTCTCGGATCGTGTGTCGCTGTGATTCTCTATGACCGGGAGGTAAAAAAATCGGCCTGTTGTCATTATATATTACCGCGAATGCCTGAAGATACCTCACCCATGCCGATATACGGCACCGTAGCGGTTCTGGGTCTCATCCGCCTGTTTCTGGAGGATGGGACGCTGATCGAAAACCTGGAAGCACAGGTCATCGGCGGAAGCGACCTTCCCGGAAGGTCAGTCGGCAGGGAGAATGTGGAAATCGCAATGAAAATCCTTGCAAAAAAGGATGTTCATATCACCTCATCCGATGTTGGCGGCGAAAAAGGGAGAAAGGTGATCTATAACTCAGAATCAAACCATCTGGCAGTGATTAAAGTTGAAAAAATCCGTGCCGAAGACTGGTATCCCGATGAGGGTAACACATGA